One Gossypium hirsutum isolate 1008001.06 chromosome A08, Gossypium_hirsutum_v2.1, whole genome shotgun sequence genomic window, TTGctttaaatttttcttcaatCCATTTACAACGATCATCGAGTTGTTTTGCCAGGTCTACTTTTTCTTTCTCCATTTCCGCCACGTCATCGAGGTCCGGGACGAATGGATTAGCTAGATTATCTCCGGGCTTAGAGCTCAAACCTATGGGTATATTCAATGGTGTCGAGACATTGGCCTGGTATAGCTGGGGCCTGATAGTGATGGGTATCGTTCGCGGGTGTACCTCCGGTTGTGGTTGAGTATTTACCAGAGCAAAGTCTGCAGAGTAGATAGGGTCTTCATTATCGTTTCCCATGGTGCTCTTCCCTTTCTCGCGTTCTCTAGCCAGCAACTGTGCCAATTAGCCTATCAGATTATTTTGGGATTCTTacattttttccttcatatctTGTTGTATCTTAGCTAGTTGCTCTTGCGTCTGCGCTTGTAATTGTTCTTGCATTTCCCTTTGCATTTGTTCTATCCTTTCTAATCTCTGATCCATTGCTTTGGTTTTACGGCGGGTATAGTAGCTGTGTTCGGTTGGTCGATTCTCGTTGGTTTccaaattaactgaaataatttggTTTAATCAGGCTCTTTTCATGAAATTTAATGCAcatgatgaaatgtaatgcaaatgaatgaatgcaaaaagaggcgttgattccaattcaatttcattagaagaacttctctagaagaaaattttctttacatagaacgggcgattacatatacgacttcgccctaatgcccaaagccttaattttcctaagaagccaagctaggTTTCAGCCTCGATCTGATTCTGATTCGTACTTTAAGCTCAATACATCAGCTTGAACTGCCAAGGTTTGCAAGCGATCGGCTACCTCCCAAACATGAGCTACAGCTTCGCCCATGACAtagtctctatctctaatctggtTTTGAGAGTGGTGAAGTTGTTCCTTATAATGGTCGTTGTTTATCTCAAGAAGTTCTACTCGAATTTTTCTATCTCGCAGCGTCATCTCGAGTTCCTCTACTTTTCCTTTCAACTCTTCGATCCTGCTCAGACTAGCTTTCAGCTCAATTACCGAATTACGGCTACGATGTTGATGTAGTGATCTTTCCAATTCAGCCACCCGAGCTTGTAACTTCTCCTTTTCGTTTTGGCTTTCTATCAAACTCTTTTTCAGAGTGTCCTCTCGTACTCGGGCATCTTGAAACCTTTTCTCCCAATGGTCAGCTCTAGTCTTTTCCTCTTTGATCTCTTGGCGCCATTGCTCCGACGTTTTACCTAAACTGGCAGTTCTTATCGACAtgcgcagcttcttgtaatcggtTTTCAGACTATCCAAATCTTCATCGGCCTTATTCTTTCCTTTCCTCAATTTTTCGgcctctagcttgtggatatcgacatCTAATCCtaacttcattttctcttcttctagcTGCTCTATCTTCTTTCCCAACTCAGAGTTCCTTTTCTCGAAGTCTTGCTTAATGATCTCTAACTCGAATGGGATGACTCGCAAACGCTCCTCTAATGGTTGAGTGTTCCCTTGATTCGGcctagggatgttgtcgttgactcTCCTTTCCCACCACCATTCATACCCGGGGGTGGTCATCGGGCCTGTGGTAAATTCTTTCATTGTTCGAGCTTGGTTCCATACATCTGATATCTCGCGAACCCTCTTCTTATAATTATTGTCTTTATAGGAGAACTCACATTGTGCCAACCCTTGTGCCACTGGTATAAATTACCTTGATCGATATTGCCTTAACACCATCAGTGGAGCGTATCCAACGGCTCTCCATATTCCGGCCAGAGGGACCCAGTCAAAATCACCGCACCTATATAAGATCTCGTCAGGAATCAACCACGGAGCTCTCCATTCAACGTCTTCGGCCCGTAAATTCTGGAGAATAGTTATCCATTTCTCTTCTAAGATGTCGTCCCATCTCGGTGTGGCCACTAATTCCCTTAATAGGGAATAATCCTTAGAGAAAACCCGATAGGAGACCTTCTCCACCTTCCAGAAATGGTTGTGGAACCAAGCCAAAAGAAGCTGAGCACAACCAATAAATCTTCCCTCGCCCGCTCTCCGGCATGCATTCAAGGATCTGAAAGTTTCTGTTAGGATTGCCGGGACAGGTGTAGTACCTTTATCAAGCCGATCGAATAGATCTGAGACCACTTCATTTATGTGTCCTAGCGCCTTAGGAAAGATGATCAAACTGTAGAGGCTTAAGGAAAAAGCATCAACCCTTTTCCTCGAATCGGGGTGCGCAAGAATCAAGTCCCTCAAATTCCTCCAAGGAATACACTTACTATCCCCTTTTTGCTTGATGCGGGCTGCAacccattgctcgctcatccccgttACATTCATCAACTTTTTCAAAAAGGGAGGGATGTTGACAGGTCTTGAATAGGCCCTATCAGCCTGAATCTTCGGGCAATTAGGTAACGCCATGTATTCCTCCACAGTCGGTACTAAATCAACTCCTCCGaaggtgaagcaactgtaagcagggTTCCAAAACTGCGCGAGAGCCTGGAACAAGTACTTGTTCACCTTTACATCGAGCAAATAGGGTAAATCACCGTAGTTACAGTAAAAAAAGTTGCTTGACTTCGCCATTCCAACTATTCCATATATCCCTTAACTCTTGCAGGTCATTTTGagtcacactgatgcgagtgaaatcccacaactcCGATTCATATCTCTCGGTcaaactatctcctttctcttgttgtgttcTCTCGGACCACACTCGGACGACTGCAttatcctccactctatcaagaaatcCTTTTTCCATGCTAAACTCTTCTATTTAGTAACCGAACGTAAATCAACACCCTTTTATGATGAGATGCCATGCGAaaacaatcaaaacacaacaagttaGTATTATATACAAAGAATAGAATTCAAAACAAATAAGGAGTAAATAAGCGCCTAAtcgggtaaccactagggttcggtgtggttctacctagggtaggctcttagggctcattacatgtagttcggttctaaagtaaaggtacctgaaccagcagattcctcgatcctcgcccattataggctcatacggaccgagttcgattcaggggaatacatttccctacggctatacggagatgaaaacctcacgaagacgcaggtacggatgtatcccgaaagcgatccactatcctatacagaggtgaagacctcacgaaggagtagtttctcacttccacttaagAGGGTGAAATTGACCAATAATGCGATGCGATATGCAAAGATACATCAAAGAATTAAACTACTTAAAGCAAGCATATTATGAAGAAAGCCACGAAAATAACAAACAATATGCAATGCAGATAATTTAAAAccgattttcaattttcgacaaaagacaaaaattaatcaatttaaggcTTGACCCTCGAATTTCCcagtggagctatcaaaaccattttttgaaaacgggaTCGACTTGATTTTGAAGACGAAATTTAAAACGGGAGTAGCCACCGATCTTGAtttggtgtgatcgggtcacctttgttttaaaaaaacaattttagtttactaaaacgacattttggtctacgaaatccaagagaataggttcgggagtcggttacgtgcgaggaaggattagcaccctcgacacgcccaaaaattggtaccgaattgattagttaatgtcttaatgtcgaaagctGAAAATCGGGAATGGATTTTAAATACGATTTTTTATTAATatcgattttaaaattcttgaattagctcaaAATGATTGTTAAAGATTTCTTTATCTCGAGATATCGgggtatcacatcccgtaagttaggacacaataccatgaattctcGAGCGCAAGgtcatcttttattttaattagaaatCCATGTGTTTTAACTCGAAAAGGATATTTGTTATTTAGAAACAAtgagaaaattgaaaccccgtaagttagggcacaattcccgGATTttccaaaatgcgaaacattgccttacttTGAAATTCTAGTTTTGGAATAGTAGCAAAGGTAGTATTTAAACGATGTACGTTATTTGTTTAGGTTAAAACGAAGCGATTTATTGGATAAATATAGTGAAATTTAATTCATAAGgcgataataaaaaataaaaatatgatgcGACATAGAGTGATGATACATGAATAAAGTATTACGCAAGCAAATGACAATAGTGGAAATACGAATAAACGAATTATAACACACACAATGGCAATAACATAACATATGTCAATTAAATAACAAGCTTAATAAACACAGAAATGAggtgataatataaaatgatttgaatcaaacaaatagataatcttaaatataaaatatatacataaaggattttaaaataaatactataaAG contains:
- the LOC107928997 gene encoding uncharacterized protein, which codes for MDQRLERIEQMQREMQEQLQAQTQEQLAKIQQDMKEKIEREKGKSTMGNDNEDPIYSADFALVNTQPQPEVHPRTIPITIRPQLYQANVSTPLNIPIGLSSKPGDNLANPFVPDLDDVAEMEKEKVDLAKQLDDRCKWIEEKFKAMETADYRGGIDAKDLSLVPDLVLPPKFKTLEFEKYNGTSCAEAHITMFCRRMTGYVNNDQLLIRYFQDSLIGSAAKWYNQLSHAQIGSWKDLAQAFMKQYGHVTDIAPDRITLQNMEKKTSESFRQYAQRWREMAMQVQPPLL
- the LOC107929837 gene encoding uncharacterized protein, producing MAKSSNFFYCNYGDLPYLLDVKVNKYLFQALAQFWNPAYSCFTFGGVDLVPTVEEYMALPNCPKIQADRAYSRPVNIPPFLKKLMNVTGMSEQWVAARIKQKGDSKCIPWRNLRDLILAHPDSRKRVDAFSLSLYSLIIFPKALGHINEVVSDLFDRLDKGTTPVPAILTETFRSLNACRRAGEGRFIGCAQLLLAWFHNHFWKVEKVSYRVFSKDYSLLRELVATPRWDDILEEKWITILQNLRAEDVEWRAPWLIPDEILYRCGDFDWVPLAGIWRAVGYAPLMVLRQYRSR